A single Nostoc sp. PCC 7107 DNA region contains:
- the crtD gene encoding C-3',4' desaturase CrtD, protein MSSAAIDKSKSRVVVIGAGIGGLTAAALLAHRGYSVLVLDQAIVPGGCASTFKRQGFTFDVGATQVAGLEPGGIHHRIFAELEIDLPDATPCDPACAVYLPGESTPINVWRDQDKWREEGQRQFPDSEPFWQLMASLFAASWEFQGRDPVLPPRNLWDLWQLIQAVRPNTLITAPFTLLTVGDALRLCGLGNDQRLRTFLDLQLKLYSQVSADETALLYAATALSVSQLPQGLYHLQGSMQVLSDRLVAALERDGGRLLMRHTVEHIKVENGQASAVVIRNQKTGEVWTEPADHVVANVTVQNLVQLLGDQVPLGYKQRVEKLPPASGAFVVYLGVDASAIPLDCPPHLQFLYDANGPIGENNSLFVSVSHSGDGRAPEGKATIIASSFVDYQQWWQTSDYLSLKQKYTEQAIAHLNKYFYLKPETIIYQEAATPRTFAHYTGRDRGIVGGIGQRIPTFGPFGFANRTPINSLWLVGDSTHPGEGTAGVSYSALTVVRQIEAQS, encoded by the coding sequence ATGTCCAGTGCTGCTATTGACAAAAGTAAATCTCGTGTTGTGGTAATTGGTGCCGGTATTGGCGGACTGACGGCGGCGGCGTTATTAGCCCATCGTGGTTACAGCGTTTTAGTCCTCGACCAAGCCATTGTACCGGGAGGCTGTGCTTCTACATTTAAACGTCAAGGGTTCACCTTTGATGTTGGTGCAACCCAAGTTGCTGGATTAGAACCAGGGGGAATTCACCACCGTATCTTTGCTGAACTAGAAATTGATTTACCAGATGCTACCCCTTGTGACCCTGCTTGTGCGGTTTATTTACCTGGGGAAAGCACACCGATTAATGTTTGGCGTGACCAAGATAAATGGCGCGAGGAAGGACAACGGCAATTTCCAGATAGTGAACCATTCTGGCAGTTAATGGCGAGTTTATTTGCTGCAAGTTGGGAATTCCAAGGACGTGACCCAGTGTTACCACCGCGTAACTTGTGGGATTTATGGCAATTAATTCAAGCCGTACGTCCCAACACCTTGATTACTGCGCCTTTCACATTATTAACAGTGGGTGATGCTTTAAGGTTATGCGGACTGGGTAATGACCAACGTTTGCGAACCTTTTTAGATTTGCAACTGAAGTTGTATTCTCAGGTCAGCGCTGACGAAACAGCATTACTATATGCAGCCACGGCGTTAAGTGTCTCCCAACTGCCCCAAGGATTGTATCACCTCCAAGGTAGTATGCAGGTTTTGAGCGATCGCCTAGTTGCAGCTTTAGAAAGAGATGGCGGACGGTTATTAATGCGTCATACTGTTGAACACATCAAAGTAGAAAATGGTCAAGCCAGCGCCGTTGTGATTAGAAACCAGAAAACAGGCGAAGTCTGGACAGAACCAGCCGATCATGTAGTTGCTAATGTTACAGTCCAAAATTTAGTGCAGTTATTGGGTGATCAAGTTCCATTAGGATACAAACAGCGAGTCGAAAAACTCCCGCCAGCATCAGGGGCGTTTGTGGTGTATTTGGGTGTAGATGCGAGTGCAATTCCTTTAGATTGTCCACCCCATTTACAATTTTTATACGATGCCAATGGCCCAATTGGCGAGAATAATTCCTTGTTTGTTTCCGTGAGTCATTCTGGTGATGGTCGCGCCCCAGAAGGTAAAGCAACAATTATTGCTTCATCCTTCGTTGATTATCAACAATGGTGGCAGACTTCAGATTATCTAAGTCTGAAACAAAAGTATACAGAACAAGCGATCGCACATCTCAACAAATATTTCTATCTCAAACCCGAAACCATCATTTATCAAGAAGCCGCCACACCCCGCACCTTTGCCCATTACACCGGGCGCGATCGCGGTATAGTTGGGGGCATCGGTCAAAGAATCCCCACCTTTGGCCCCTTTGGTTTTGCTAACCGCACACCAATTAATTCGCTGTGGTTAGTCGGCGACTCTACCCATCCCGGCGAAGGTACAGCTGGCGTAAGTTACTCAGCGTTGACAGTAGTCAGACAAATTGAGGCGCAAAGTTAA